AAGCACATCTCCGGGGTCAAGGGCGGGCGTCTCCTGCAGCTCATGGCCCCGGCGACCAGCCTCAACTTCATCCTCTCCGACGTGGTCGGCGACCGCCTGGACACCATCGCCTCCGGCCTCACCAGCCACGACGAGACGACCTTCGCCCAGGCCCTCGGGATCGTCGAGAAGTACGGCCTGGAAAAAGACGCGCCCGAGGCGGTGATGCGCGCCCTGAGGCTCGGGGCCGAAGGCAGGCTGCCCGAGACGGCCAAGAAGGGCGACCCGGCCACGATGCTCGCCACGAACATCCTCATCGGCTCAAACCAGGCCGCGCTGCTCGCGGCCTGCGACACGGCCCGGGGGCTCGGCTACAACGTGGCCGCCCTGACCTGCGGGCTGACCGGCGAGTCGCGCGAGGCGGCCAAGTTCTTCTACGGCATCGCCTCGGACGTGCGCAAAAGCGGCCTTCTGGTGAAGAAGCCCGCCTGCGTCATCGCGGGCGGCGAGACCGTGGTCACCCTGCGTGGGCAGGGCAAGGGCGGCCGCAACCAGGAGATGGCCCTGGCCTTCCTGGCCGAAATGGCGCGCGACGAGCTGAAGGGCCGGGACATCCACTTCCTCTCCGCCTCCACGGACGGCACGGACGGCCCCACGGACGCGGCCGGGGCCTTCGCCTCGCGCGAGGTCCTCGGCGAGGCCGAGGCCGCCGGGCTGTCCATCGACGCGGCCCTGCGCGCCAACGACTCCTACCACTTCTTCGAGCGCATCGGGCGCCTGCTCAAGACCGGCCCGACCATGACCAACGTCTGCGACCTGCACATGCTGGTCGTGGCCTAGCCGCGCGGGGACGGCCTGCGCGGGCCGTCCCTCCGCCCGCACGCTCTTTCCCCTGTCCATGTCCGGTGTTCGGGGCTATGCTCGGCCCCGAGGGACCAACGGCCATCCCAAGGAGCCTGAGCCATGCGGGACATGCCCACCGGCGTCTTCGTCCTGGTCGTCGCGGCCATCGGCGTCCTCCTTCTGCTGCTCCTCACGCGCATGCGGCGGCGCTGGAACCGGCGCGGCAGACGGGGACCCGATCCCCTGCTCTTCTGGATGAAGGGCAAGCTGGATGACGAGGACGACGAGGACCGCTGAGCCCTGAGCACACGGACGTTGCGTGCAGATGCAGGCGCGCGAACGAAAAAGGCCCCGCTTTCGCGGGGCCTTTCTCATGGTCGGATTTCGGGAATGCGCCTAGCGCGCGTCGGGCTGGCGCGGACGGCGGGGGCCGCCGCGGCCGGAACGGCCGGAGCGGCCGTCGGAGGCGGGCTTGGCGGCGTTGCCCTGCGGCTTGGCGCCCTGGGGCTTGCCGTCAGAACGGCCGCGCCCGTCACGCCCATTCTCGCGTCCATTGTCCCGATCGTTGCCGCGGCCGTTGCCGCGTCCGCCGAAACGGCCGCCGGGACGTCCGGCAGAACGTCCGTCGGAACGGGACTCGGCGCGGGCACCGGCAGGAGCGGGCGCGTCGTAGTCGAAGCCCGCAAGCTGCCTGCGGGCGATGCTCTGGCCCAGGGTGCGCTCGATCATGCGCACCTGCTGCGCGTCCTCGCCCGTGACAAGGGTGATGGCCACGCCGCTGCGGTCCGCGCGGCCGGTGCGGCCGATGCGGTGCGTATAGTTCTCCGCCGTGTCCGGCAGGTCGAAGTTGATGACGTGGGAGATGCGGGCGCAGTCGATGCCGCGCGCCGCGATGTCCGTGGCCACCATGACCCGGTACTTGCCGCAGCGGAATCCTTCCAGGGCCTCCTGGCGGCGGCTCTGCGAGAGGTTGCCCTGCAGGAAGGTGGTGTCGAAGCCCTTGCGGGAGAGCTGCTGGGCCAGGTTCTTGGCGCGGTGCTTGGTGCGGGTGAAGACCAGCACGGACTCGTGCTCGTCCTCGCGCAGGATGGCCTCCAGCAGGGCGGACTTGCGGTGCGCCTCGACCGGATAGAGGGCGTGGCTGACGCTCTCGGCGGGCGCGGTGTTGGCCACCTGGACCACGGTCGGCTCGTGCAGCAGGTTGGCGCACAGGGAGCGGATCTCCGTGGGCATGGTGGCAGAGAAAAGCAGGTTCTGGCGCTCGCGCGGGAGCTTGGCCATGATCCGGCGCAGGTCGGGCATGAAGCCCATGTCCAGCATGCGGTCGGCCTCGTCCAGCACCAGGGTGTTCACCTGCGAGAGGTCGGCCGCGCCCTGGTTCAGGAGGTCGATGAGCCTGCCGGGGCAGGCCACGACCACGGAGGACTGCCTGAGCGCCTTGATCTGGGGATGCATGCCCACGCCGCCGAAGACGGCCACGCTGCGCATGCCGGTCTGCCTGCCAAGGTCGACGAAGGTCTCGTGGATCTGGAGCGCCAGCTCGCGCGTGGGGGCGAGCACGAGCACGCGCACCGGGCCGCGGCCGGAGAAGTTCGCGGCGAGCATGCGCTGCAGGATGGGAAGCACGAAGGCCGCGGTCTTTCCGGTGCCGGTCTGGGCCAGGCCCATGACGTCGCGGCCCGCGAGGACCGAGGGGATGGCGCGCTCCTGGATGGGAGTGGGCGTGGTGTAGCCCGCCGCGCGAACGCCGGCGAGAATCCGCTGGTCGAGCGAAAACGATTCGAAAGTCACAATATGTCCTATGTTCGAGGGAGATCGCGGCCGAGTGCGTGATGCCGGGCCGCTCCGCCGGCTCTGCCGGCTGGTGTCATGATCGGGCTCTGGGACGAGATGGCTGGTCTGGGTCCGCGTTCTGGCGCGGAGCCGTGGTCCGCCGGGGAGGCGGACGAGGCGTGGACTCTTGTCCTAATCACGCTGAGCCTGCAAATATTGTCCTCTTGCGGGGACAATGTAAAGGCATATTTTTCAAACGGCACGCCGAGGAGCTGCCGCGGCACTGCGGCAGAAGGCGTGGACGGGGCCCGGAAGTCTCGATCCGCGCTCCTTCCCCGGATCCCGTGTCGCGTCCATGAAAAAAGTTGATCTGCTACGCAGGAGGCGTACGCGACACGTGAACCGGGCGAATGCCCGGTTCCGCCGACAGCAGAGATGCGGCGGCGTGAGCAAGCCGAAAACCACGTTTTCGGCGCAGCGATCTTCCACAAAATACGGCTTTGCGTATTTTGTGGACATCACACTAGACCGTCTCGCCCTCGGCCGCGCAGGCCGTCTCGTATTCCGCCTGCAGCGCGGCGACCAGCTCCCTGACCGGGATGATCCTGTCCACGCGGTAGGCGTTGCGTCCGGCGAAGATGAGGCCGTTCTTCATGTCGCCCTTCTTGGCGTCGATCAGGGCCTCGGAGATGCAGAAGAGCCCGGCGCCGCACTCGCAGCCCTGCAGGCAGTGGTAGATGCAGCCGGAAGGCTCCTTGTCGCCGCGGCGCATGTCGCGCACGAAGGGGTTCATGATGGCCCGCCCCGGAAGTCCGACCGGGCTCTTGATGAGCTCGAGGTCGCCCTCCTTGGCGTTCAGGTAGGCCTGCTTGAACTCGGGCGCGGCGTCGCACTCCTCGGTGGCCACGAAGCGGGTGCCCATCTGCACGCCCGAGGCGCCGAGGCGCAGGAACTTCAGGATGTCCGCGCCGGTGAACACGCCGCCTGCGGCCAGCACGGGGATGCGGCGGCCGCTCTCCTCCTCGAAGGGGCGCACGGCCTCGACCACGGCGGGGATGAGCCGCTCCAGAGCGAATTCGGGATCCGTCACCTGCTCGGGGCGGAAGCCCAGATGGCCTCCGGCCATGGGGCCTTCCACGACCACTGCGTCGGGCAGGCGGGAGTAGCGCTGCTTCCACTTCTTGCAGATGATCTGGGCCGCGCGGGCCGAGGAGACGATGGGCACGAGCTTGGGCGCGCTCTTCCCCTCCACGTGCTTGGGCAGGGAGAGCGGCAGCCCGGCGCCGGAGAAGATGATGTCCGCGCCTTCGGCCACGGCGGTCTCCACCAGCGCGTCGTAGTTGGTCTGGGCGACCATGATGTTCACGCCGATGACGCCGTCCGAGAGGCTTCTCGCCCGCCGGATGTGCCGCGCCAGGGCGCGGGAGTTGGCGGCCACGAAATCGGTCTTGAAATCGGGCTCGTCCCAGCCGATTCCGGCGGTGGCGATGATGCCCACGCCACCCTCCCGGGCAACGGCCGAGGCAAGGCTGGAAAGGGAGACGCCGATTCCCATTCCGCCTTGGACGATCGGGAGGGCCAGATTCAGGTCGCCAATTACAAGTCGCGGCAAGGCCATGTGTCTACTGTTCCTTATTTCAATGGTGAGGGCTGTCCGGCAGCCCTAAAGAGCACGGCAAAAAAGATCAAGTCCGGTTTTTTTCGCCAGGGCTCACATAAGTTCTCGGGGCCCGCGTGTCCATGCCGCGGAGCGAAATAAACTCCGGAGATATCCGCGGCGCCTGCGATCCGCTCCGCTCACGCCCCCTGGCCCGCGCAGTCGCGGGAGCAGAATCTGAGGAAGCGCTGCGCCTCCTCGAAGCCGGGGTTGATCTCGAGCGCCGCCGAAAGCAGCTCGCAGCACTTGTTCCGCTCGCCCTTGTCGAAGTAGACGCGGGCGATGTTGAAATACATGTGCTCGTCCCGGTCGTTGTATTCCAGCGCCTTCCGGTAGTAGCGCAGGGATTCCTCGAGGTGCCCGTTCTTGCGCAGGCTGATGCCGAAGCTGTTGAAGCGCGTGCGCTGCTCGAAATGGAAAGCCTCGTCCAGCCCGAGCAGGGTGTCCAGGACCTTCTTGAGCTTCACGAAGTCCTTCTTCTCCGAGTAGACCTCGCCCAGGCCGAAGTTGGCCCGCACGTTGCTCTCGTCGATCATCAGGGCCTTCAGGAACTCGCGCTCCGCGTCGTCCAGCTTGTTCATGGAAAAAAACTTTTCGCCCTGCTCGATCTTGCGCGCCAGCGTGGCCAGGGCGGGCACGGTATGCCGGTTGTAGTAGTCCGGCTCCGGCACGTAGTTCTTCAGGAACTCGAGTTCGGGGACTTCCTTGCGGAGACCTGAGGGCACGTGGTGGACGTTCAGCGGCTGAACCTCGAAACGCTGTTCGTCGAGCCTGCGGGCGTACCAGTAGGTCACCTGATGCTGCCGGGAGGCCGTGCCGCCAGTGCCTATCTCGCTGGTCTTCTGCAGCGAATACACTCCGAGAATTTCCGGAAATGGATGCGTGGACATGAACGGCTTCCCTTCCCCTCTTGAACGCCTCTTTCTTCCGCAGGCACCCGTTACATCAAATCCGGGCCGCTGGCGAGAGCATGTACGCACGCAGGAAATACGTTTTACCTATTCAAGTCAATTTCTTTCACTTTTCCGTCAAAAACAGCCTGTCCGAGGTCCGGTGCCGGTTGAGCTTGCCTGCGTGTCCATGTAAGGGGAATGCTTGCGCGAACGCGGACAGGGGGCCCCCGAGGGGCCGCATCATCCCATCCTCCGCGCGCCGGAACCCGAGAGAGCAAGGACAGGCTTCATGCGCAGCGTCACACTCGGCAGCAGGCATTATTCCTTCTCCACCCTGCGGGAGGTCATGGCCAAGGCCACGCCCGAGCGTTCCGGCGACCGCCTGGCCCAGGTGGCCGCGCGCAGCGCCGAGGAGCGCGTGGCCGCGCAGTACGTGCTGGCCGAGACGCCGCTTCGCGCCTTCCTCGAGGAGCAGCTCGTGCCCTACGAGCTGGACGAGGTCACCCGGCTCATCGTGGACAGCCACGACGAGGCCGCCTTCGCGCCCGTGTCCGGGCTCACGGTCGGCGAGTTCCGCGAGTGGCTGCTCTCGGACGCGGCCGACGCCGCGAGCCTCGCCGCCCTCGCGCCCGGCCTGACCCCGGAGATGGCCGCCGCGGTCTCCAAGCTCATGCGCAACCAGGACCTCATCCTGGCCGCCTCCAAGATCGAGAACGTCACGGCCTTTCGCGGCACTATCGGGCTTTCGGGCCGCCTGTCCGCGCGCCTGCAGCCGAACCACCCCTCGGACGACCCGCGGGGCGTGCTCGCCTCGGTCATCGACGGCCTGCTCTACGGCAGCGGCGACGCCTGCATCGGCATCAACCCGGCCACGGACAACCTGGGCAACGTCATCCGGCTGCTCGAGGCCCTGGACGAGGTGCGCGAGCGCTACGCCATCCCCACCCAGTCGTGCGTGCTCACCCACGTGACCACGACCATCGAGGCCATCGGCCGCGGCGCGCCCGTGGACCTGGTCTTCCAGTCCATCGGCGGCACCGAGGCGGTGAACAGGAGCTTCGGCGTGGACCTCGCGGTGCTGGCCGAGGGCCGCGAGGCGGCGCTCTCGCTTCGCCGCGGCACGGTGGGCGACAACGTCATGTACTTCGAGACCGGCCAGGGCTCGGCACTGTCCGCGGGCGCCCACCACGGGGTGGACCAGCAGACCATCGAGGCCAGGGCCTACGCCGTTGCCCGCGCCTATCGGCCGCTGCTCGTGAACACCGTGGTCGGCTTCATCGGGCCGGAATACCTCTACGACGGCAAGCAGATCATCCGCGCCGGGCTCGAGGACAACTTCTGCGGCAAGCTGCTCGGCCTGCCCATGGGCGTGGACGTCTGCTACACCAACCACGCCGAGGCCGACCAGGACGACATGGACGTGCTCCTGACCCTGCTCGGCGCGGCGGGCTGCGCCTACATCATGGGCATCCCCGGCTCGGACGACATCATGCTCAACTACCAGACGACCTCGTTTCACGACGCCCTCTATCTGCGCAGGCTCCTGGGGCTGCGCCCCGCGCCGGAGTTCGAGCAGTGGCTCGTGGGCATGGGATTCTTCGACGACGACATGCGCCAGCTGACGCTTTCCGAGGACCAGCTGCGCCTGGAGCTGCCCGCATGAGCGGGCGGGAAAGCACGACCACGGAAAGGACGGGGAGCGACGAGATGGCGGAAGCATCCGGAAAAACGCCTGCCGGGGCCGGGACGGCGCAAAGCGCCGCCGTCGCCCCCGTGGTCCAGGATTCCTGGCAGCGCCTGAAGGCATTCACCGACGCGCGCATCGCGCTCGGCCGCTCGGGCGTGAGCCAGCCCACGGCCGCACACCTGCGCTTCTCCCTGGACCACGCCCGCGCGCGCGACGCCGTGCACCTTCCGCTGGACCAGGAGCGCCTCTTCGCCGAGCTCGCGGACCTCGGCCTTGCCGTGGTGCCCCTGTCCAGCCGGGCGCGCGAGCGCCGGGAGTACCTGCTGCGCCCGGACCTCGGCCGCAGGCTGGACGCCGGGTCCGTGAAGGCCCTGCGCGCGGGCAGGCCGGGCGACGCCCCCCGGGACGTCGCGCTCGTCGTCTCCGACGGCCTCTCCTCGGCCGCCATCCAGCGCCAGGCCGCGCCCTTCCTGGCCGCCTTCCTGCCCCTGGCCGCCGCGCAGGGGCTCTCGCTCTCGGCCGTGCACTTCGTCTCCTTCGGCCGCGTGGCCGTGGGCGACGAGGTGGGCGAGCTCCTCGGCGCGCGCGCCGTGGTCGTGCTCATCGGCGAGCGGCCCGGGCTCAGCTCCCCGGACAGCATGGGCATCTACATGACCCACGGCCCCGAGGTGGGACTCACGGACGAACGCCGCAACTGCATCTCCAACGTCCGGCCCGAGGGCCAGCCGCACGCCGCCGCAGCGACGACCCTGGCCTACCTCCTGGAGAAATCCCTGCGGCTCGGCCTGTCCGGCGTGAACCTGAAGGACGACCAGGCCCTGCCGGGCGCGAAGCTTCCGGCCGAAGGCCCCGGCCTGCAGGAGTGACGCGCCCACGACCGGCGCTGCCGAGGAAATCCGGCCGCCTTCGGCTGTACATGTATCGGGGGAAAGAATACTGTCTGTGCATCCAGCCTGTGGCGCACCATGCGCGGGACCGGTCCCCGCCGCGACACGGCCTGGACCTTCTTCCCGCTTCGGGGGAGACGGAAGAAGGCCGTCACGCGTCCGACACGAAACACTCCTTCCCGGAAGGGAGGACGAAAGCACCAAGCCAGTGGACCAGCCCATGAGCCGATGCCTTCCGTCGTCCGTCGCCCTCCTTCTCTCCCTGCTCCTGCTCGCGGGGAGCCCGGCCGCTGTCCTGGCCACCGACCTGACCATCTACACCGAGAACTCGCCGCCTGCGAACTTCGAGCAGGACGGCCATCTCACGGGGTCGAGCACCGAGATGGTCCTCGAGATGCTGAAGCGAAGCGGCCTCACGGCCGAGATCACGGTCGCCCCCTGGCCGCGCGGCTACCGCCTGACCCAGCAGGAGCCGGACACCGCGCTCTTCTCCACGACCCGCACCCCGGAGCGCGAGGACCTCTTCCAATGGATAGGCCCCCTGCTGCGCATCACCTGGGACTTCTTCACGCTCAGGGACTCGAACCTGACGATAACGAGCCTGGACGACGCCCGCGAGGTGGGACGCATCGGCGCCAACCGCGAGGACGCCAAGTGCCAGTTCCTCCTGCAGAAGGGCTTCCGGAACGTGGACCCGGCGGACGACATCGCGGCCACGATGCGCAAGCTCGAGGCCGGGCGCCTGGACATGATCATCAGCTCGAACCTGGCCATCAGCGACTACGCCAGGCTCGCGGGCGTCGCGGCCGACAGCCTGAAGCCGATCTACCAGATCCGCCAGGCCGACCTCTATCTGGCCCTCTCGCCCGGAACCCGGCCCGATATCGTGAAACGGCTGCGCCAGGCCTACGCCGCAATGCGCAAGGACGGTACCTTCAAGGCCATCTACGCCCGCTGGTACCCGGGGATCGAGCCTCCCCCGCAGACGCCCTGAGCCAGGGAACCGCATGCACATCTTCGACTCGCTGACCTCCCTGCGCGCCAAGTACGCCCTGGCGGTGCTTCCGCCCCTGGTGGTCGCCTACGTGCTCTCCACGGCGCTCTTCGCCTTCATCGCCCACCAGGGGCTCATGCGCAGGGCGGAAGACCGGGCCGAGAACCTGCTCGCCCTCAAATGCGCGAGCCTCGCCCAGCCCATGTGGAACTTCAACCTGGACTACGTGCGGCTGAACCTCGAGTCCGTGCTTCTCACCCCGGACGTGGTCGAGGCCGCCGTCTTCGACGACAAGGGCAAGGAGGTGGCCGGCGTCAGGCGCGGATCAGAGGCCGAGGGCGAGACGCGGATCCTCTCGCACGACATCGTCTTCGACGCCGGAGGCAGGCCCGCGCGGGTGGGCCGCATGCGCCTGACCGTGGACTTCGCAGGCATACGCGAGCAGATGCTGAGCGCCCTGGCGGTGATCGCGGGCCTGCTGTTCGTGGTCGTGGCCATCGTGGCCCTGGCCATGTTCGAGGTCCAACGCCACATCGCGGGCCGCCCCCTGGAACGGCTGGACGAGGCCATCCGCTCGGCCGGACGCGGCGAGCCGAGCCCGGTGCAGTGGTCCTCGCGCGACGAGATCGGCCGGGTCATCGCCAGCTACAACGAGATGCTCGCCAGGCTCACGGCCCGCGAACGGGCCCTGGAGAAGGCCAACACGGCCAAGAACGAGTTCCTGGCCGTCATGAGCCACGAGATCCGCACGCCCATGAACGTCCTGCTCGGCGCCTGCGAGATGCTGCAGCGCTCGCGCCTGGACCCGGAGCAGCGCGAGTGCGCCGCGCTCATGGCCTCCTCGGGCGGGCTGCTCATGAACCTCCTCTCCGACATCCTGGACTTCTCCAAGATCGAGGCGGGCGAGATCGCCCTCGAATGTCTTCCCTTCGACCTCGCCTCCCTCGTGGGCGAGGTCTGCCGCCTCTTCGGCCCGACCGCCGAGAGAAAGGGGCTGGCCCTGCTCTGCTGCGCCGAGCCGTCGGTCGGGGGGCGGCGCCTGGGCGATCCTGTCCGGCTCAGGCAGGTGCTGGTCAACCTGCTCGGCAACGCCGTCAAGTTCACGCCGAAAGGCTCCGTGATCCTGCGCGCCGCCTCCTGGGGAGGGGACAGCGTGCGCTTCGAGGTCAGCGACACGGGCATCGGCATCAGCCCCACGGCCCAGGCCACCATCTTCGACCCCTTCTGCCAGGCCGACAGCTCCACCACGCGCCGCTTCGGCGGCACCGGCCTCGGCCTGACCATATCCAAGCGCCTCGTGGCCATGATGGGCGGACGGCTCGAAGTGGCCTCGGAGGAGGGGCGCGGCTCTACCTTCTTCTTCTCCATCGACCTGCCCGGCGCCCAGGACACGACGGACCGCACGCCGGATGCCGCCGTCCGAGAGCCCGGCTCCTGCCCGGCCGAACCGTCCGCCTGCGGGCCCGGGCCGCAGGGGTCGCCCTCGGGCGACGTCCGGCTGCCCCAGGCGCGCCTGCTGCTGGTCGAGGACGCCGAGGAGAACCGCCGGATCCTGCGCATCTTCC
This sequence is a window from Desulfovibrio sp. X2. Protein-coding genes within it:
- a CDS encoding glycerate kinase, producing MSKEARQTMTPLSDLERIFDAALTRIDPYKMIVDHVRLQGSRLSVAFEDQRHEVDLTDFDRILVLGAGKASARMARAFEDILGDRISEGLVSVKYGHGEPLSHVRVMEAGHPAPDENGVEAARAMVELARGLTGRTLVLNLVSGGGSALLPCPLVHDDGADSVRLTLSDKQRMTAALFASGADIGEINCVRKHISGVKGGRLLQLMAPATSLNFILSDVVGDRLDTIASGLTSHDETTFAQALGIVEKYGLEKDAPEAVMRALRLGAEGRLPETAKKGDPATMLATNILIGSNQAALLAACDTARGLGYNVAALTCGLTGESREAAKFFYGIASDVRKSGLLVKKPACVIAGGETVVTLRGQGKGGRNQEMALAFLAEMARDELKGRDIHFLSASTDGTDGPTDAAGAFASREVLGEAEAAGLSIDAALRANDSYHFFERIGRLLKTGPTMTNVCDLHMLVVA
- a CDS encoding DEAD/DEAH box helicase; this translates as MTFESFSLDQRILAGVRAAGYTTPTPIQERAIPSVLAGRDVMGLAQTGTGKTAAFVLPILQRMLAANFSGRGPVRVLVLAPTRELALQIHETFVDLGRQTGMRSVAVFGGVGMHPQIKALRQSSVVVACPGRLIDLLNQGAADLSQVNTLVLDEADRMLDMGFMPDLRRIMAKLPRERQNLLFSATMPTEIRSLCANLLHEPTVVQVANTAPAESVSHALYPVEAHRKSALLEAILREDEHESVLVFTRTKHRAKNLAQQLSRKGFDTTFLQGNLSQSRRQEALEGFRCGKYRVMVATDIAARGIDCARISHVINFDLPDTAENYTHRIGRTGRADRSGVAITLVTGEDAQQVRMIERTLGQSIARRQLAGFDYDAPAPAGARAESRSDGRSAGRPGGRFGGRGNGRGNDRDNGRENGRDGRGRSDGKPQGAKPQGNAAKPASDGRSGRSGRGGPRRPRQPDAR
- a CDS encoding nitronate monooxygenase family protein codes for the protein MALPRLVIGDLNLALPIVQGGMGIGVSLSSLASAVAREGGVGIIATAGIGWDEPDFKTDFVAANSRALARHIRRARSLSDGVIGVNIMVAQTNYDALVETAVAEGADIIFSGAGLPLSLPKHVEGKSAPKLVPIVSSARAAQIICKKWKQRYSRLPDAVVVEGPMAGGHLGFRPEQVTDPEFALERLIPAVVEAVRPFEEESGRRIPVLAAGGVFTGADILKFLRLGASGVQMGTRFVATEECDAAPEFKQAYLNAKEGDLELIKSPVGLPGRAIMNPFVRDMRRGDKEPSGCIYHCLQGCECGAGLFCISEALIDAKKGDMKNGLIFAGRNAYRVDRIIPVRELVAALQAEYETACAAEGETV
- a CDS encoding lipopolysaccharide assembly protein LapB: MSTHPFPEILGVYSLQKTSEIGTGGTASRQHQVTYWYARRLDEQRFEVQPLNVHHVPSGLRKEVPELEFLKNYVPEPDYYNRHTVPALATLARKIEQGEKFFSMNKLDDAEREFLKALMIDESNVRANFGLGEVYSEKKDFVKLKKVLDTLLGLDEAFHFEQRTRFNSFGISLRKNGHLEESLRYYRKALEYNDRDEHMYFNIARVYFDKGERNKCCELLSAALEINPGFEEAQRFLRFCSRDCAGQGA
- a CDS encoding ethanolamine ammonia-lyase subunit EutB, whose translation is MRSVTLGSRHYSFSTLREVMAKATPERSGDRLAQVAARSAEERVAAQYVLAETPLRAFLEEQLVPYELDEVTRLIVDSHDEAAFAPVSGLTVGEFREWLLSDAADAASLAALAPGLTPEMAAAVSKLMRNQDLILAASKIENVTAFRGTIGLSGRLSARLQPNHPSDDPRGVLASVIDGLLYGSGDACIGINPATDNLGNVIRLLEALDEVRERYAIPTQSCVLTHVTTTIEAIGRGAPVDLVFQSIGGTEAVNRSFGVDLAVLAEGREAALSLRRGTVGDNVMYFETGQGSALSAGAHHGVDQQTIEARAYAVARAYRPLLVNTVVGFIGPEYLYDGKQIIRAGLEDNFCGKLLGLPMGVDVCYTNHAEADQDDMDVLLTLLGAAGCAYIMGIPGSDDIMLNYQTTSFHDALYLRRLLGLRPAPEFEQWLVGMGFFDDDMRQLTLSEDQLRLELPA
- the eutC gene encoding ethanolamine ammonia-lyase subunit EutC, which produces MAEASGKTPAGAGTAQSAAVAPVVQDSWQRLKAFTDARIALGRSGVSQPTAAHLRFSLDHARARDAVHLPLDQERLFAELADLGLAVVPLSSRARERREYLLRPDLGRRLDAGSVKALRAGRPGDAPRDVALVVSDGLSSAAIQRQAAPFLAAFLPLAAAQGLSLSAVHFVSFGRVAVGDEVGELLGARAVVVLIGERPGLSSPDSMGIYMTHGPEVGLTDERRNCISNVRPEGQPHAAAATTLAYLLEKSLRLGLSGVNLKDDQALPGAKLPAEGPGLQE
- a CDS encoding ABC transporter substrate-binding protein, with amino-acid sequence MSRCLPSSVALLLSLLLLAGSPAAVLATDLTIYTENSPPANFEQDGHLTGSSTEMVLEMLKRSGLTAEITVAPWPRGYRLTQQEPDTALFSTTRTPEREDLFQWIGPLLRITWDFFTLRDSNLTITSLDDAREVGRIGANREDAKCQFLLQKGFRNVDPADDIAATMRKLEAGRLDMIISSNLAISDYARLAGVAADSLKPIYQIRQADLYLALSPGTRPDIVKRLRQAYAAMRKDGTFKAIYARWYPGIEPPPQTP
- a CDS encoding ATP-binding protein — encoded protein: MHIFDSLTSLRAKYALAVLPPLVVAYVLSTALFAFIAHQGLMRRAEDRAENLLALKCASLAQPMWNFNLDYVRLNLESVLLTPDVVEAAVFDDKGKEVAGVRRGSEAEGETRILSHDIVFDAGGRPARVGRMRLTVDFAGIREQMLSALAVIAGLLFVVVAIVALAMFEVQRHIAGRPLERLDEAIRSAGRGEPSPVQWSSRDEIGRVIASYNEMLARLTARERALEKANTAKNEFLAVMSHEIRTPMNVLLGACEMLQRSRLDPEQRECAALMASSGGLLMNLLSDILDFSKIEAGEIALECLPFDLASLVGEVCRLFGPTAERKGLALLCCAEPSVGGRRLGDPVRLRQVLVNLLGNAVKFTPKGSVILRAASWGGDSVRFEVSDTGIGISPTAQATIFDPFCQADSSTTRRFGGTGLGLTISKRLVAMMGGRLEVASEEGRGSTFFFSIDLPGAQDTTDRTPDAAVREPGSCPAEPSACGPGPQGSPSGDVRLPQARLLLVEDAEENRRILRIFLRGQPLALDEAVSGGQAVGSFVREQSGDAPYDAVLMDIEMPGMNGLEAAGRMRAVEEAGGLPRTPLIALTAHATREYDKSCLEAGFDEVLHKPLRRENLMAVLTRRLVPGACPAAIPAAMTGADRPGGDEGPDAGTDPALIPYVPQFIELSRRRIAEMEAALAAGDMDGLARHGHSLKGSAGPFGFQCLADVGRALERAATANDRAVCNRLVDEARACIENGAPAAG